Proteins from a single region of Pseudomonas ekonensis:
- the dnaQ gene encoding DNA polymerase III subunit epsilon: MATRSVVLDTETTGMPVTDGHRIIEIGCVELMGRRLTGRHFHVYLQPDRESDEGAIGVHGITNEFLVGKPRFAEVADEFFEFINGAQLIIHNAAFDVGFINNEFALLGQQDRADITRHCSILDTLMMARERHPGQRNSLDALCKRYGVDNSGRELHGALLDSEILADVYLTMTGGQTSLSLAGNASDGSGESSGRASEIRRLPADRQPGRIIRASEDELAQHAARLEIIAKSAGGPALWTQLIESQA; this comes from the coding sequence ATGGCCACCAGATCCGTTGTACTCGATACCGAAACCACCGGCATGCCGGTGACCGACGGCCACCGGATCATCGAGATCGGCTGCGTCGAGTTGATGGGCCGCCGTCTGACGGGCCGGCACTTTCACGTGTACCTGCAACCGGACCGCGAAAGCGACGAGGGCGCGATCGGCGTTCACGGCATCACCAACGAGTTTCTGGTCGGCAAGCCACGCTTCGCCGAAGTGGCCGACGAGTTCTTCGAATTCATCAACGGCGCGCAGCTGATCATCCACAACGCGGCGTTCGACGTCGGCTTCATCAACAACGAATTCGCCTTGCTGGGCCAGCAGGACAGGGCTGACATCACCCGTCACTGCTCGATCCTCGACACCCTGATGATGGCGCGGGAGCGCCACCCGGGCCAGCGCAACAGCCTCGACGCGCTGTGCAAGCGTTATGGCGTGGACAACTCCGGCCGTGAGCTGCACGGCGCATTGCTCGACTCGGAGATCCTCGCCGACGTCTACCTGACCATGACCGGCGGCCAGACCAGCCTGTCCCTGGCCGGCAACGCCTCCGACGGATCCGGCGAAAGCAGCGGGCGCGCGTCTGAGATCCGGCGCCTGCCGGCCGACCGCCAACCGGGCCGGATCATCCGTGCCAGCGAAGACGAACTGGCGCAGCACGCGGCGCGCCTCGAAATCATCGCCAAGTCCGCCGGCGGCCCGGCGCTGTGGACGCAACTGATCGAGTCCCAGGCATAG
- a CDS encoding transglycosylase SLT domain-containing protein: MSSSIRKSVNSDALTRLAQAIAVAVSATLAGCSSHAPQTDATHAPNIAARAKQKPIWLNEKPSPQVPQDIWARMREGFQLQEGLGVNPRIEQQRLWFASNPSFLENAGERGSLYIHYIVERLEERNMPLELALLPVIESAYNPMAYSRADAVGLWQFIPSTGRSFNLRQTRFYDGRRDITASTTAAMDYLTRLHDMFNGDWLLALAAYNAGEGTVSRAIERNERLGLPTDYWNLPLPAETQAYVPKLLALSQVVMAPEAYGVNLNPIANEPYFQVVEINQRMDLSKVAAVANIDEDELFQLNPAFKQRTTIDGPQHLLVPTSKAQLLTASLQTMRPEELISPRSLKPVFEGADPAEVAQLKRAYRVKRGDNLASIAKANKVEVKDLQRWNKLSGKNLKVGQTLVMRDTTKRTPARNAGGRINTVVAANSKGGAKADAQKQTQYKVKQGDTLYVVAKRFNVEMQHLKRWNPGAGKALKPGQMLTVYQPH, translated from the coding sequence ATGTCGTCATCCATACGCAAGTCCGTCAACTCAGACGCACTGACCCGCCTGGCGCAAGCCATCGCGGTGGCTGTGTCCGCCACCCTGGCGGGCTGCTCCAGCCATGCGCCGCAGACTGACGCGACCCACGCGCCGAACATCGCTGCCCGGGCCAAACAGAAGCCGATCTGGCTGAACGAGAAGCCCAGCCCGCAGGTGCCCCAGGACATCTGGGCACGGATGCGCGAAGGCTTCCAACTGCAAGAGGGCCTGGGGGTCAACCCGCGCATCGAGCAGCAACGCCTTTGGTTCGCCAGCAACCCGTCGTTCCTCGAGAACGCCGGCGAACGCGGCAGCCTCTACATCCATTACATCGTCGAGCGCCTTGAAGAGCGCAACATGCCGCTGGAACTGGCCCTGCTGCCGGTGATCGAAAGCGCCTACAACCCGATGGCCTATTCCCGGGCCGACGCGGTGGGCCTCTGGCAGTTCATCCCGTCCACCGGGCGCTCCTTCAACCTGCGCCAGACCCGTTTCTACGACGGCCGCCGGGACATCACCGCCTCGACCACCGCGGCGATGGATTACCTGACCCGCCTGCACGACATGTTCAACGGCGACTGGCTGCTGGCCCTGGCGGCCTACAACGCCGGCGAAGGCACGGTGAGCCGCGCCATCGAGCGCAACGAGCGCCTCGGCCTGCCGACCGACTACTGGAACCTGCCGCTGCCGGCCGAGACCCAGGCCTACGTGCCGAAGCTGCTGGCCCTGTCCCAGGTGGTCATGGCGCCGGAAGCCTACGGCGTGAACCTCAACCCGATCGCCAACGAACCGTATTTCCAGGTCGTCGAGATCAACCAGCGCATGGACCTGTCCAAGGTCGCGGCGGTGGCCAACATCGACGAAGACGAGCTGTTCCAGCTCAACCCGGCGTTCAAGCAGCGCACCACCATCGACGGCCCGCAGCACCTGCTGGTGCCGACGTCCAAGGCGCAGCTGCTGACCGCCAGCCTGCAGACCATGCGACCTGAAGAGCTGATCAGCCCGCGCTCCCTCAAACCGGTGTTCGAGGGCGCCGACCCTGCCGAAGTCGCGCAGCTCAAGCGTGCCTACCGGGTCAAGCGCGGCGACAACCTCGCCTCCATCGCCAAGGCCAACAAGGTCGAGGTCAAGGACCTGCAGCGCTGGAACAAGCTGTCCGGCAAGAACCTCAAGGTCGGCCAGACCCTGGTGATGCGCGACACCACCAAACGCACCCCGGCCCGCAACGCCGGCGGCCGCATCAACACCGTGGTCGCGGCCAACAGCAAGGGCGGCGCCAAGGCCGACGCCCAGAAGCAGACCCAGTACAAGGTCAAGCAAGGCGACACCCTGTACGTGGTCGCCAAGCGCTTCAACGTCGAGATGCAGCACCTCAAGCGCTGGAATCCGGGCGCGGGCAAGGCCCTCAAGCCTGGGCAGATGCTCACGGTCTACCAGCCGCACTGA
- the gloB gene encoding hydroxyacylglutathione hydrolase — MIQISALPAFTDNYIWLLQDHATHRCAVVDPGDAAPVQDWLDAHPGWVLGDILITHHHHDHVGGVEALKAATGATVHGPASEKIPGRDIALKDGDKARVLGWDFDVYAVPGHTLGHIAYYRHGLLFCGDTLFAAGCGRLFEGTPQQMHHSLSRLAALPEDTLVYCTHEYTLSNLKFAAAVEPDNPHIAARLEKVRQQRENGVMTLPSTLALEKLTNPFLRTGETLVKQKVDERSGPQNRAPSEVFAALRAWKDTF, encoded by the coding sequence ATGATACAGATCAGTGCCCTCCCCGCGTTCACCGACAACTACATCTGGTTGTTGCAGGATCATGCGACCCACCGCTGCGCGGTGGTCGATCCGGGGGATGCCGCGCCGGTGCAGGACTGGCTCGACGCCCATCCGGGCTGGGTGCTGGGCGACATCCTGATCACCCACCATCACCATGACCACGTCGGCGGCGTCGAGGCGCTAAAGGCGGCCACGGGCGCCACCGTCCACGGGCCGGCCAGCGAGAAGATCCCCGGCCGCGACATCGCGCTCAAGGACGGCGACAAGGCCCGCGTGCTGGGCTGGGACTTCGACGTCTACGCCGTGCCCGGCCACACCCTGGGCCACATCGCCTACTACCGCCATGGCCTGCTGTTCTGCGGCGACACCCTGTTCGCCGCCGGCTGCGGCCGCCTGTTCGAGGGCACGCCGCAGCAGATGCATCACTCGCTCAGCCGTCTGGCCGCGCTGCCGGAAGACACGCTGGTCTACTGCACCCACGAATACACGTTGAGCAACCTGAAGTTCGCCGCCGCGGTCGAACCGGACAACCCGCACATCGCCGCCCGTCTGGAAAAAGTCCGCCAGCAGCGGGAAAACGGCGTGATGACCCTGCCCTCGACCCTGGCCCTGGAAAAGCTCACCAACCCCTTCCTGCGGACGGGTGAAACATTAGTTAAACAAAAAGTGGACGAACGGAGCGGCCCTCAAAACCGGGCGCCGAGTGAGGTTTTTGCGGCACTGCGGGCCTGGAAAGACACGTTTTGA
- a CDS encoding class I SAM-dependent methyltransferase has protein sequence MTDKAFAQADPDWLALISSAREWLSGPLGQFLLDEERRMLEDELGRFFGGYLVHYGPSAETPPSAPQVQRNVRLGAPLPGVEIVCEEQAWPLSEHAADVVVMQHGLDFCLSPHGLLREAASSVRPGGHLLIIGINPWSAWGLRHVFAHDGLRKARCISPSRVADWLNLLGFALEKRRFGCYRPPLASSAWQARLAGWERRAGAWQLAGGGFYLLVARKIVVGLRPVRQERREPMGKLIPLPMAKVNRRRIEP, from the coding sequence ATGACCGATAAAGCGTTCGCTCAGGCCGATCCTGACTGGCTGGCCCTGATCAGTTCGGCCCGGGAGTGGCTGTCCGGGCCCCTCGGACAATTTCTGCTGGATGAGGAACGGCGCATGCTCGAAGACGAGCTGGGCCGTTTTTTCGGCGGCTATCTGGTGCACTACGGGCCGTCCGCCGAGACGCCGCCGTCGGCGCCGCAGGTGCAGCGCAACGTGCGCCTGGGCGCGCCGTTGCCGGGGGTGGAGATCGTCTGCGAAGAGCAGGCCTGGCCGTTGAGCGAGCATGCGGCCGATGTGGTGGTCATGCAGCACGGGCTGGATTTCTGCCTGTCGCCCCACGGCCTGCTGCGCGAGGCGGCCAGCAGCGTGCGGCCCGGCGGGCACCTGCTGATCATCGGCATCAATCCCTGGAGCGCCTGGGGCCTGCGCCATGTGTTCGCCCATGACGGCCTGCGCAAGGCCCGCTGCATCTCGCCCTCGCGGGTCGCCGACTGGCTCAACCTGCTGGGCTTCGCGCTGGAGAAACGCCGCTTCGGGTGCTATCGTCCGCCGCTTGCGTCGTCCGCGTGGCAGGCACGCCTGGCCGGCTGGGAACGCCGCGCCGGCGCCTGGCAACTGGCCGGCGGCGGCTTCTACCTGCTGGTGGCGCGCAAGATCGTGGTCGGCCTGCGCCCGGTGCGCCAGGAGCGCCGCGAGCCGATGGGCAAGCTGATTCCGCTGCCGATGGCCAAGGTCAACCGCCGCCGCATCGAACCGTAG
- a CDS encoding extracellular solute-binding protein, translating to MKRPFLLLLISLALSSPASATITESHGYAQFGTLKYPASFTHFDWVNPQAPKGGTLRVMAFGTFDTLNPYTFKGTSPVTTPNFLQYGINELNEPLMVGTGQYAPSGDEPASSYGLIAQSVEYSEDRSWVVFNLRPQARFHDGTPITAYDVAFSYRLLLKEGHPLYRTSLQEVSRVDILSPQRIRFVLKRSGNPLLILRLGELPVLPQHYWKGRDFKATTFEPPLGSGPYRITSVTPGRQLVFERVKDYWGKDLPVNRGKYNVDRMEVEFYRDSDVAFEAFKADEFDIYIEHQAKNWANGYNFPALRRGEVIKAQIPHRIPTQSQGLFMNTRRPVFAQVKVREALGLMFDFEWTNRALFSDAYRRSVSYYPNSEFSAEGLPVGHEWLMLKPYKDQLPARLFTEPFSLPQTDGRGIPRETLRKALGLLAEAGWTLNGQRLQNAAGQPLRFETLLVNPNLERILQPYVENLNSIGIDARLRTVDRAQYKQRLDQFDFDMILMTLNQTLSPGLEQWQYFHSSQAAVKGSKNYAGIADPVVDHLLEQLLAARTRDEQVAAGKALDRVLLWQHYSTPNWYLNYHRLAYRNRFAFVTTPPYTLGLSAWWLKSSEKDR from the coding sequence TTGAAGCGTCCCTTCCTCCTGCTCCTGATCAGCCTGGCCTTGAGCTCTCCCGCAAGCGCGACCATCACCGAAAGCCACGGTTATGCGCAGTTCGGCACGCTCAAGTACCCGGCCAGCTTCACCCACTTCGACTGGGTCAACCCGCAGGCGCCCAAGGGCGGCACGTTGCGGGTGATGGCGTTCGGCACCTTCGATACGCTCAACCCCTACACTTTCAAGGGCACCAGCCCGGTCACCACGCCGAACTTCCTGCAGTACGGCATCAACGAGCTGAACGAACCGCTGATGGTCGGCACCGGCCAGTACGCGCCCTCAGGCGACGAACCCGCCTCCAGCTACGGCCTGATCGCGCAATCGGTGGAGTACAGCGAAGACCGCAGCTGGGTGGTGTTCAACCTGCGCCCGCAGGCGCGCTTCCATGACGGCACGCCGATCACCGCCTACGACGTCGCGTTCTCCTACCGCCTGCTGCTCAAGGAAGGCCATCCGCTGTACCGCACCAGCCTTCAGGAGGTGTCGCGGGTCGACATCCTCAGCCCGCAGCGCATCCGTTTCGTGCTCAAGCGCTCGGGCAATCCCTTGCTGATCCTGCGCCTGGGCGAACTGCCGGTGCTGCCCCAGCATTACTGGAAGGGCCGCGACTTCAAGGCCACCACCTTCGAACCGCCGCTGGGCAGCGGCCCTTACCGCATCACCTCGGTGACGCCCGGACGCCAACTGGTCTTCGAGCGGGTCAAGGACTATTGGGGCAAGGACCTGCCGGTCAACCGCGGCAAGTACAACGTCGACCGCATGGAGGTCGAGTTCTACCGCGACAGCGACGTGGCCTTCGAAGCGTTCAAGGCCGACGAGTTCGACATCTATATCGAGCACCAGGCCAAGAACTGGGCCAACGGCTACAACTTCCCGGCCCTGCGCCGCGGCGAGGTGATCAAGGCGCAGATCCCGCACCGGATCCCGACCCAGAGCCAAGGCCTGTTCATGAACACCCGACGGCCGGTCTTCGCCCAGGTCAAGGTGCGCGAAGCCCTGGGCCTGATGTTCGATTTCGAGTGGACCAACCGCGCCCTGTTCAGCGATGCCTACCGGCGCAGCGTCAGTTATTACCCCAACAGCGAGTTCAGCGCCGAAGGCCTGCCGGTGGGCCATGAATGGCTGATGCTCAAGCCGTACAAGGATCAGCTCCCGGCCCGCCTGTTCACCGAACCCTTCAGCCTGCCGCAGACCGACGGCCGCGGCATCCCCCGGGAGACCCTGCGCAAGGCCCTGGGACTGCTGGCCGAAGCGGGCTGGACGCTCAACGGCCAGCGCTTGCAGAACGCCGCCGGGCAGCCCCTGCGCTTCGAGACCCTGCTCGTCAACCCGAACCTGGAGCGGATCCTCCAGCCCTACGTCGAAAACCTCAACAGCATCGGCATCGACGCCCGGCTGCGCACGGTGGACCGCGCCCAGTACAAGCAGCGCCTGGATCAGTTCGACTTCGACATGATCCTGATGACGCTCAACCAGACCCTAAGCCCAGGGCTTGAGCAATGGCAGTACTTCCACTCAAGCCAGGCCGCCGTCAAGGGCAGCAAGAACTACGCCGGCATCGCCGACCCCGTGGTCGACCACCTGCTCGAGCAATTGCTCGCCGCCCGCACCCGGGACGAACAGGTGGCCGCGGGCAAGGCACTGGACCGCGTGCTGCTGTGGCAGCACTACAGCACTCCCAACTGGTACCTCAATTATCACCGCCTGGCCTACCGCAACCGGTTCGCCTTCGTCACCACGCCCCCCTACACCCTGGGCCTGAGCGCGTGGTGGCTGAAGTCTTCGGAGAAAGATCGATGA
- the rnhA gene encoding ribonuclease HI, with protein sequence MTDSVELFTDGACKGNPGPGGWGALLVCKGVEKELWGGEANTTNNRMELLGAIRGLEALKRPCEVLLVTDSQYVMKGINEWMANWKKRGWKTAAKEPVKNADLWKQLDEQVNRHNVTWKWVRGHIGHHGNERADQLANRGVDEVRGYKQD encoded by the coding sequence ATGACCGATAGCGTAGAACTGTTCACTGACGGCGCCTGCAAGGGCAACCCCGGCCCCGGCGGCTGGGGCGCCTTGCTGGTGTGCAAGGGCGTCGAGAAGGAACTGTGGGGCGGCGAAGCCAACACCACCAACAACCGCATGGAGCTGCTCGGCGCGATCCGCGGCCTGGAGGCCCTCAAGCGCCCGTGCGAAGTGCTGCTGGTGACCGACTCGCAATACGTGATGAAAGGCATCAACGAGTGGATGGCCAACTGGAAGAAGCGCGGCTGGAAAACCGCCGCGAAGGAGCCGGTGAAGAACGCCGACCTGTGGAAGCAGCTCGACGAGCAGGTCAACCGCCACAACGTCACCTGGAAATGGGTGCGCGGCCACATCGGCCATCACGGCAACGAACGGGCCGACCAGTTGGCCAACCGTGGCGTCGACGAAGTGCGGGGCTACAAACAGGATTGA